In a single window of the Flavobacterium sp. W4I14 genome:
- a CDS encoding putative YigZ family protein (product_source=TIGR00257; cath_funfam=3.30.230.30; cog=COG1739; pfam=PF01205; superfamily=54211,54980; tigrfam=TIGR00257), translated as MLFDDSYKTIESASEGIFRDKGSKFIAYAYPIRSEVELKPIITKLRAEHVKADHFCYAYRLTPDRSVYRMNDDGEPSGTAGRPILNCLLSEDITNTLIVVVRYFGGTLLGVPGLINAYKAASFEAIKAASIISKTVNDVYEAHFEYLQMNDVMKLSKEENLQILAQQFDTNCILKFEVRKAQLNQVLSKFDKIEGVKLKYLQTV; from the coding sequence ATGCTGTTCGATGATTCTTATAAAACTATCGAAAGTGCCTCAGAGGGTATCTTTCGAGATAAAGGAAGCAAGTTTATTGCATACGCCTATCCTATCCGTAGTGAAGTAGAATTAAAGCCTATTATTACTAAACTTCGCGCAGAACACGTTAAGGCCGATCATTTTTGTTATGCATATCGTTTAACACCAGATCGATCTGTTTATCGAATGAATGATGATGGCGAACCTTCGGGTACCGCAGGCAGGCCTATTCTGAACTGTTTGTTATCAGAAGATATTACGAATACATTAATTGTTGTTGTACGTTATTTCGGTGGAACCTTACTGGGTGTTCCAGGTTTAATTAATGCATACAAAGCAGCTAGTTTTGAGGCAATTAAAGCAGCTTCGATCATCAGCAAAACCGTGAATGATGTTTACGAAGCACATTTCGAATACCTTCAGATGAACGATGTGATGAAGTTGAGCAAAGAGGAGAACTTACAGATTTTGGCGCAACAGTTTGATACCAATTGTATATTGAAATTTGAAGTCAGAAAAGCACAACTCAATCAGGTTTTAAGTAAATTTGATAAAATTGAGGGTGTTAAGTTAAAATACCTGCAAACTGTTTAA
- a CDS encoding diaminohydroxyphosphoribosylaminopyrimidine deaminase/5-amino-6-(5-phosphoribosylamino)uracil reductase (product_source=KO:K11752; cath_funfam=3.40.140.10,3.40.430.10; cog=COG0117,COG1985; ko=KO:K11752; pfam=PF00383,PF01872; superfamily=53597,53927; tigrfam=TIGR00326) — translation MSDEFYIKRCLDLAALALGNVSPNPMVGCVIVVDGKIIGEGYHQEYGKSHAEPNAVKAVFDKHGDKAENLLKQATAYVNLEPCAHFGKTPPCADLLVKHQLKKVVIGNRDPFSGVDGKGIEKLRNAGIEVAGGILDDECRYFNRRFFTRIQKQRPYIILKWAETANGYFATKDGHQKWISGALAKRLAHQWRSEEDAILIGKQTAIMDNPQLTSREWPGKNPIRLVIDKNLQVPITNHIFNTAAKTIIFNEVKTDVIANIHYIQMEDMHFYLAQKIAFQLYLMDIQSVIIEGGANILNQFLNTNLWDEGRIFTSSASWSDGVSSPNVNGNLQETVQIGNDKLSIYLNDIK, via the coding sequence ATGAGCGATGAATTTTATATAAAGCGTTGTCTTGACCTGGCAGCCTTAGCTTTAGGGAATGTTAGTCCGAACCCAATGGTTGGCTGTGTTATTGTTGTAGACGGCAAAATTATTGGGGAAGGATATCATCAGGAATATGGAAAATCGCACGCCGAACCCAATGCCGTTAAAGCTGTTTTTGATAAACATGGCGATAAGGCCGAAAATCTCTTGAAACAGGCTACTGCTTACGTTAACCTGGAGCCCTGTGCGCATTTTGGTAAAACACCTCCTTGTGCCGATTTACTAGTAAAACATCAGCTAAAGAAAGTAGTGATTGGCAATAGAGACCCTTTTTCAGGTGTTGATGGCAAAGGGATCGAAAAACTCAGAAATGCAGGAATTGAAGTGGCGGGTGGAATTTTAGATGATGAATGCCGCTATTTCAACAGAAGATTTTTTACCCGGATACAAAAACAAAGACCATATATCATTTTAAAATGGGCTGAAACTGCGAACGGTTATTTTGCTACAAAGGATGGCCACCAGAAATGGATCAGCGGCGCTTTGGCCAAACGTTTGGCGCATCAATGGCGTAGCGAAGAAGATGCAATCCTGATCGGCAAACAAACCGCCATTATGGATAACCCGCAGTTAACTTCTCGTGAATGGCCTGGCAAAAACCCTATCCGTTTGGTAATCGACAAGAACCTTCAGGTGCCAATAACGAACCATATCTTCAATACAGCAGCCAAAACCATTATCTTTAATGAAGTTAAGACTGATGTTATTGCGAATATCCATTACATCCAGATGGAAGATATGCACTTTTATTTAGCGCAAAAAATCGCCTTTCAGCTTTACCTGATGGATATACAATCGGTAATTATTGAAGGCGGCGCCAATATTTTAAATCAATTTTTAAATACCAACCTATGGGATGAAGGACGTATTTTTACTTCATCTGCCAGCTGGAGCGATGGGGTTTCTTCTCCAAACGTTAATGGAAATCTGCAGGAAACAGTACAAATCGGAAATGACAAACTCTCTATCTATCTAAACGACATCAAATAA
- a CDS encoding release factor glutamine methyltransferase (product_source=KO:K02493; cath_funfam=1.10.8.10,3.40.50.150; cog=COG2890; ko=KO:K02493; pfam=PF05175; superfamily=53335; tigrfam=TIGR03534) has protein sequence MKIGELAAHYELELEPLYDSNEAKALFSIAAEQVLALSSAKLIMQKDIDLSFINMQKLLSILNDLQIGKPIQHILEEAHFYGAVFKVNEQVLIPRPETEELVDWIISDNSPQFSVNTNHKISILDIGTGSGCIPITLKKHLPKSEVATLDVSANAIAVANENAEQINVRIKFIEADILTFKSEEKFDIIVSNPPYIRDLEKADMHNNVLVYEPHLALFVRDENPLIFYKTIADFARTNLKTNGRLYFEINEYLGNETIEMLAAKGFIDIELRQDMQGKDRMVRAGI, from the coding sequence ATGAAGATAGGAGAATTAGCGGCGCATTACGAACTTGAACTTGAGCCTTTATACGATAGCAATGAAGCAAAAGCATTATTTAGTATTGCTGCCGAGCAAGTTTTGGCTTTATCTTCAGCTAAACTGATCATGCAAAAAGATATCGATCTCAGCTTTATCAATATGCAGAAACTTTTGAGCATTCTTAACGATTTGCAGATTGGAAAACCCATTCAACATATTTTAGAGGAAGCCCATTTTTACGGCGCTGTGTTTAAGGTTAATGAACAGGTGCTTATCCCGAGGCCAGAAACAGAAGAACTGGTAGATTGGATTATTTCAGATAACAGTCCACAGTTTTCAGTTAATACTAACCATAAAATCAGTATTCTTGATATTGGAACCGGCTCTGGATGCATTCCCATCACACTTAAAAAACATTTACCAAAATCTGAAGTAGCTACATTGGATGTTTCTGCTAATGCCATTGCTGTAGCCAATGAAAATGCGGAACAGATCAATGTGAGGATCAAATTTATTGAAGCGGACATTTTGACTTTCAAATCTGAAGAAAAATTTGATATAATCGTAAGTAACCCTCCTTATATCAGAGATTTAGAGAAAGCGGATATGCATAATAACGTATTGGTATATGAACCACATTTAGCATTATTTGTTCGTGATGAAAACCCATTAATATTTTATAAAACTATTGCTGATTTTGCAAGAACAAACCTAAAAACCAACGGGCGACTTTATTTTGAAATCAACGAATATTTAGGTAACGAAACAATTGAAATGTTAGCTGCTAAAGGCTTTATTGATATTGAGTTAAGGCAAGATATGCAAGGCAAAGACAGAATGGTGAGGGCAGGGATTTAA
- a CDS encoding hypothetical protein (product_source=Hypo-rule applied; superfamily=50814; transmembrane_helix_parts=Inside_1_28,TMhelix_29_48,Outside_49_52,TMhelix_53_75,Inside_76_173): protein MISITVPFDKSIFIKTNKLKFRLEIRKSYIKLLIYIMLTVGLMILIAIDKGPTSSFYGIVGMILVILTINYILRILNARTLFFREMDVLGEKHEKQNFIYTYEFTDDEFNYFDKEKRYYLKWEAFSNYSISNDFFILLIDNRIYLMLHKSGTSEQQFNDMIELTKSKLNFKKV from the coding sequence ATGATCAGCATTACAGTTCCATTTGATAAATCAATTTTCATTAAAACTAATAAATTAAAATTTAGATTAGAAATTAGGAAGAGCTATATAAAATTGCTCATCTATATTATGCTAACAGTAGGATTAATGATTTTAATTGCCATCGATAAGGGGCCAACCTCCTCTTTTTACGGAATAGTTGGAATGATACTTGTTATATTGACTATTAATTATATACTGAGAATCCTAAATGCACGAACTCTTTTCTTTAGAGAAATGGATGTCCTGGGTGAAAAACACGAGAAACAGAATTTCATTTATACTTACGAATTTACTGATGATGAGTTTAATTATTTTGATAAAGAAAAAAGATATTATTTAAAATGGGAAGCATTCTCAAATTACTCAATTAGCAATGATTTTTTTATTCTGTTGATTGACAACAGGATATATCTCATGCTGCATAAGTCTGGAACAAGTGAACAGCAATTTAATGATATGATTGAATTAACTAAATCAAAGCTAAACTTCAAAAAAGTTTAG
- a CDS encoding 3-dehydroquinate dehydratase-2 (product_source=KO:K03786; cath_funfam=3.40.50.9100; cog=COG0757; ko=KO:K03786; pfam=PF01220; superfamily=52304; tigrfam=TIGR01088) codes for MKIQIINGPNLNLLGVREPSIYGSTSIEDYIKELKTVYPDIEIEYYQSNVEGEIINKLHEVGFSYDGVVLNAGGYTHTSVAIADAIAAIKTPVVEVHISNIYAREEYRHVSLTGKNCQGVLTGFGIKGYRLAIESLLI; via the coding sequence ATGAAAATACAAATTATTAACGGCCCAAACTTAAACTTATTAGGTGTACGCGAGCCATCTATTTATGGGAGCACCAGTATTGAAGATTATATTAAGGAATTAAAAACGGTTTATCCGGATATAGAAATTGAATACTATCAGAGTAATGTTGAGGGCGAAATCATTAATAAATTGCATGAAGTTGGTTTTAGTTATGATGGGGTAGTGCTTAATGCAGGAGGTTATACCCATACTTCCGTTGCCATTGCTGATGCGATTGCAGCTATTAAAACCCCTGTGGTTGAGGTACATATATCTAATATTTATGCCCGTGAAGAATACCGTCATGTTTCTTTAACCGGTAAAAACTGCCAAGGTGTTTTAACTGGCTTTGGCATAAAAGGTTATCGTTTAGCTATTGAAAGTTTGTTAATTTAA
- a CDS encoding hypothetical protein (product_source=Hypo-rule applied; pfam=PF08889; superfamily=52540), whose translation MQNTAILPLFYLPPVGYFSLLQKLEVDFLIEKHEHLAKQTYRNRASIYSPNGKLDITVPVVKGSKTHTQMKDVRISYDFKWQRLHWLSLESCYRSSAYFEFYEDELSRFYNQKFEFLFDYNLELVEWLSKKLKLNKSFKVTTEYFDDIAPELDFRTIMNPKKDEDIVKNKPYYQVFEDRHQFLPNLSIVDLLFNQGPQARLYL comes from the coding sequence ATGCAGAATACAGCTATACTTCCATTATTTTATCTTCCACCAGTAGGCTATTTTAGTTTATTACAAAAGCTGGAGGTAGATTTTTTAATCGAAAAACATGAACATTTAGCGAAGCAAACTTACCGCAACAGGGCCAGTATTTATTCTCCAAACGGAAAACTCGATATTACCGTTCCTGTGGTTAAAGGTTCAAAAACACACACGCAAATGAAAGATGTGCGGATTAGTTATGACTTTAAATGGCAACGTTTACATTGGTTGAGCTTAGAAAGTTGCTATAGAAGTTCAGCCTATTTTGAGTTTTATGAAGATGAGCTTTCACGGTTTTATAATCAAAAATTTGAATTTCTTTTCGATTATAACCTCGAATTGGTAGAATGGCTCTCCAAAAAGTTAAAGCTCAATAAAAGCTTCAAAGTTACCACCGAATATTTTGATGATATTGCTCCCGAACTTGATTTTCGTACCATTATGAATCCTAAAAAGGACGAAGATATTGTAAAAAACAAGCCATATTATCAGGTTTTTGAAGATAGACATCAATTTTTGCCCAACTTAAGTATTGTTGATTTGTTATTTAACCAGGGTCCACAAGCCCGGCTATATTTATAA
- a CDS encoding GT2 family glycosyltransferase (product_source=COG1216; cath_funfam=3.90.550.10; cog=COG1216; pfam=PF00535; superfamily=53448) translates to MNPSVAVVILNWNGKAYLQQFLPGILLSEYDNLQIVVGDNASTDDSVLFLQENFPTVKIMRNDQNYGFAGGYNKVLERVEADYFILLNSDVEVTPNWIKPVIDLMESDAQIAAAQPKIKWQLNKRQFEYAGAAGGYLDIYSFPFCRGRLFNVYEFDNDQYNDRTEVFWASGAAFFIKSKCWEEAGGLDADLFAHMEEIDLCWRLKNLNYKIMYCPDAEVYHVGGGTLQTENPFKTYLNFRNNLIIMQKNLPAGDAIFRITIRMFIDFIAWWHFLLTGKPKFTIAVSKGHWHFLKSLSKTNKKRKAVQKAYSQHTGVYNNSVVWAFFIKKIKYFSNLK, encoded by the coding sequence ATGAACCCATCAGTAGCCGTTGTAATTTTAAACTGGAATGGAAAAGCATATTTACAGCAATTTTTACCTGGAATTTTGCTTTCTGAGTATGATAATCTGCAAATTGTTGTGGGCGATAATGCTTCCACCGATGATTCAGTTTTGTTTTTACAAGAAAACTTTCCTACCGTTAAAATTATGCGGAACGACCAGAATTACGGTTTTGCAGGAGGCTATAATAAGGTTTTAGAACGTGTTGAGGCCGATTATTTTATCCTGCTCAATTCGGATGTAGAGGTAACTCCCAATTGGATAAAGCCGGTAATTGATTTAATGGAAAGCGATGCACAGATTGCAGCAGCACAACCTAAAATTAAATGGCAGTTAAACAAGAGGCAATTCGAGTATGCGGGTGCCGCCGGAGGTTATCTGGACATCTATTCTTTTCCTTTCTGCCGTGGCCGACTGTTTAATGTATACGAGTTTGACAATGACCAGTACAATGATAGAACTGAGGTTTTTTGGGCCAGTGGAGCTGCATTTTTTATTAAAAGCAAATGCTGGGAAGAAGCTGGTGGTTTAGATGCTGATCTTTTTGCTCATATGGAGGAGATAGATCTATGTTGGCGTTTAAAGAACCTGAACTATAAGATTATGTACTGTCCGGACGCCGAAGTTTACCATGTAGGCGGAGGAACTTTGCAGACGGAGAATCCTTTTAAAACTTATCTTAATTTCAGAAACAACCTCATCATCATGCAGAAAAACCTACCTGCAGGTGATGCCATTTTTCGGATAACAATCAGGATGTTTATAGATTTTATTGCATGGTGGCACTTTTTGCTAACCGGAAAACCTAAATTTACAATAGCGGTGAGCAAAGGCCATTGGCATTTTCTTAAATCACTTTCAAAAACCAATAAAAAGCGAAAAGCCGTTCAAAAAGCGTATAGCCAACATACCGGAGTGTATAACAACAGTGTTGTTTGGGCGTTTTTTATTAAGAAAATTAAATATTTTTCGAACTTGAAGTAA
- a CDS encoding integrase/recombinase XerD (product_source=KO:K04763; cath_funfam=1.10.150.130,1.10.443.10; cog=COG4974; ko=KO:K04763; pfam=PF00589,PF02899; superfamily=56349; tigrfam=TIGR02225) has protein sequence MLWPSYIKGFKSYLKLERSLSGNSVDAYLNDIEKLIQYFQSLNEEPKLTDINISDLKSFISWLNELGMQASTQARVISGLKAFFAYLMLEDVISNDPTALLEAPKLSRKLPDTLNIHEINELIATIDASKPEGMRNKAIMEVLYGCGLRVTELTELRISNVFPQIEFIKVIGKGNKERLVPIGGVALKLLDIYINEVRVHANIKKGHEDFIFLNRFGAKLSRISIFNLIKSLAISTGLKKTISPHTLRHSFATHLIEGGADLRAVQEMLGHSSITTTEIYTHIDRDYLREVITQFHPRA, from the coding sequence ATGCTTTGGCCATCATATATTAAAGGATTTAAATCGTATTTAAAGTTAGAGCGGTCGTTATCTGGTAATTCTGTTGATGCCTATCTGAACGATATTGAAAAATTGATCCAGTATTTTCAATCTTTAAATGAAGAACCTAAACTAACTGACATCAACATAAGTGATCTAAAATCATTTATCTCTTGGTTAAATGAACTGGGTATGCAAGCCAGTACACAGGCTAGGGTAATATCAGGATTAAAAGCTTTCTTCGCCTATTTAATGCTAGAAGATGTGATTTCAAATGATCCTACAGCATTACTTGAAGCACCAAAACTCAGCAGAAAACTGCCAGATACATTAAACATTCATGAGATTAATGAACTTATTGCTACCATAGATGCCTCAAAGCCTGAGGGCATGCGCAATAAAGCCATTATGGAAGTGTTATACGGCTGTGGCTTGCGCGTAACAGAATTAACCGAACTAAGGATCTCAAACGTGTTCCCACAGATCGAATTTATAAAAGTAATTGGAAAAGGAAATAAAGAACGTTTAGTACCCATTGGAGGTGTAGCCTTAAAACTGCTCGATATTTACATCAACGAAGTACGTGTACATGCTAATATTAAAAAGGGGCATGAAGATTTTATCTTTTTAAACCGTTTTGGCGCTAAACTTTCGCGTATTTCGATTTTTAACCTGATTAAAAGCCTGGCTATATCTACCGGATTAAAGAAAACGATTAGTCCGCATACGTTAAGGCATTCCTTCGCCACACATTTAATTGAAGGCGGTGCCGATTTGCGTGCTGTACAGGAAATGTTAGGCCATTCTAGCATTACTACTACGGAAATTTATACGCACATTGATAGAGATTATTTAAGAGAGGTGATTACGCAGTTTCATCCGAGGGCTTAG
- a CDS encoding KDO2-lipid IV(A) lauroyltransferase (product_source=KO:K02517; cog=COG1560; ko=KO:K02517; pfam=PF03279; superfamily=48498; transmembrane_helix_parts=Inside_1_11,TMhelix_12_34,Outside_35_290) → MIKRGIAHVGVFFLYLLSLLPLSLLFFFARLLYYLLYYVIGYRKKVVRQNLTHSFPEKSLAEIKAIEKKFFLYLAELIFEIIKMSSISKAETLKRVKFTGLEQLETHFAAGESILACTGHYGNWELGTLALGLSISAKTMVIFKPIKNKIFEAWFDCMRTKYGNVFIAMRQTLRGMATYKNEPTLLCFASDQSPTREETKYFVDFLHQQTAALLGVEKIAKSTQRPIYYFKVSIVKKGYYHVEVLPMCLDPANMDEFAITNLHFKFLENIIKEQPQYWLWSHKRWKFKPE, encoded by the coding sequence ATGATTAAAAGAGGGATTGCGCACGTTGGCGTATTTTTTTTATACCTGTTATCGCTGCTGCCTTTATCTTTGCTCTTTTTTTTTGCAAGATTACTATATTATCTGCTTTATTACGTAATAGGCTATAGAAAAAAAGTTGTCAGGCAGAATTTAACCCACTCTTTTCCCGAAAAATCTTTAGCTGAAATTAAGGCTATTGAGAAAAAATTTTTCCTGTATTTGGCCGAACTTATTTTTGAAATTATTAAAATGAGTAGCATCTCAAAAGCTGAAACGCTAAAAAGGGTAAAATTTACAGGACTGGAGCAGCTCGAAACCCATTTTGCAGCTGGAGAAAGTATATTGGCTTGTACAGGCCATTATGGTAACTGGGAATTGGGTACCTTAGCTTTGGGACTTAGTATTTCTGCTAAAACCATGGTGATTTTTAAACCCATCAAAAATAAAATTTTTGAAGCCTGGTTTGATTGTATGCGTACAAAATATGGTAATGTTTTCATTGCCATGCGACAAACGCTACGCGGTATGGCTACTTATAAAAATGAACCTACACTTTTGTGCTTTGCCAGCGATCAGTCTCCCACAAGAGAAGAAACCAAATACTTTGTAGATTTTTTACATCAACAAACTGCTGCACTTTTGGGCGTAGAAAAAATTGCAAAATCTACTCAAAGACCTATATACTATTTTAAAGTCAGCATAGTAAAAAAAGGTTATTATCATGTAGAAGTTTTGCCTATGTGCCTCGATCCGGCTAACATGGATGAGTTTGCGATTACGAATTTGCACTTTAAGTTTTTAGAAAATATTATCAAAGAACAGCCTCAATATTGGCTTTGGAGCCATAAACGCTGGAAATTTAAACCCGAATAA
- a CDS encoding drug/metabolite transporter (DMT)-like permease (product_source=COG0697; cog=COG0697; pfam=PF00892; smart=SM00225; superfamily=103481; transmembrane_helix_parts=Outside_1_3,TMhelix_4_21,Inside_22_27,TMhelix_28_47,Outside_48_56,TMhelix_57_79,Inside_80_90,TMhelix_91_108,Outside_109_112,TMhelix_113_132,Inside_133_144,TMhelix_145_167,Outside_168_176,TMhelix_177_196,Inside_197_202,TMhelix_203_225,Outside_226_239,TMhelix_240_259,Inside_260_265,TMhelix_266_288,Outside_289_289): MIYIILSICCSVTVAVLLKLAKRYQISIIQAVTINYFTALSLCFLFFKPDVKLITPTAPWPIYIALAILLPSIFLFLAASVKNLGIVKTDIAQRLSLFIPILAAYFIFKEDFNNLKIIGLAIGFVAIFLTFLRKSDQKEGNKGSLLYPIMVFVGFGVIDVLFKQIALYKELPYTTSLFTVFCLAFMVSLLIVISMVMAGKIKIQLVNLLCGIILGFFNFGNILFYMKAHKALAENPSTVFAAMNLGVIIVGTLIGVIAFKEKLSKLNYAGIIFAIAAIIFITLSQNAVR; this comes from the coding sequence ATGATCTACATTATTTTAAGCATTTGCTGTAGTGTTACCGTAGCTGTTTTATTAAAGCTGGCAAAACGGTACCAAATCAGTATTATTCAAGCCGTTACTATTAATTATTTTACAGCATTAAGCTTATGTTTTCTTTTTTTTAAGCCCGATGTTAAACTGATCACCCCTACCGCACCATGGCCTATTTATATTGCCCTGGCCATTTTATTGCCATCGATATTTTTATTCCTTGCAGCATCGGTAAAAAATCTCGGCATAGTTAAAACTGATATCGCACAACGTTTATCGCTATTTATCCCGATACTGGCGGCTTATTTTATCTTCAAAGAAGATTTTAATAACCTGAAAATTATTGGCCTGGCGATTGGTTTTGTAGCTATTTTTTTAACTTTTCTTCGAAAATCTGATCAAAAAGAAGGCAATAAAGGAAGCCTGCTCTATCCCATTATGGTTTTCGTCGGTTTTGGGGTAATCGACGTCCTTTTTAAACAAATTGCATTATATAAAGAATTGCCTTATACCACCTCGCTTTTTACTGTATTTTGCCTGGCATTTATGGTTTCATTGCTTATTGTAATTTCGATGGTAATGGCTGGCAAAATAAAAATACAACTGGTAAATTTGCTTTGCGGAATTATTTTAGGCTTCTTCAATTTTGGCAATATCCTTTTTTACATGAAAGCCCATAAAGCACTGGCAGAAAATCCATCTACCGTTTTTGCAGCGATGAATTTAGGTGTAATCATAGTAGGCACCCTAATTGGTGTTATTGCTTTTAAAGAAAAGCTGAGCAAGTTAAATTACGCAGGCATCATCTTCGCTATTGCTGCTATTATTTTCATTACACTATCGCAAAATGCTGTTCGATGA